A genomic window from Glycine max cultivar Williams 82 chromosome 17, Glycine_max_v4.0, whole genome shotgun sequence includes:
- the LOC100805150 gene encoding protein JINGUBANG: MFGETVPRPQFMQSEPRMSTTEALTDDEFTMQSSSTASPMSPYYYEQGRLSGEGSPMTMSPWNQTTNSPFSKPQWSQEQNSVPQNALVGSLVREEGHIYSLAASGDLLYTGSDSKNIRVWKNLEEYSGFKSNSGLVKTIILSGQKIFTGHQDGKIRVWKVSPKNPSLHKRAGTLPTLKDIFKSSIKPSNYVEVRRHKTALWIRHSDAVSCLSLSADKTYLYSASWDRTIKVWRISDSKCLESIHAHDDAVNAVVCGDGGVMFSGSADGTVKVWRREPRGKGLKHAPVKTLLKQECAVTALAMDAAGGSMVYCGASDGLVNFWESDKNYAHGGVLKGHKLAVLCLTAAGTLVFSGSADKTICVWKREGLIHTCMSVLTGHDGPVKCLAVEEDRKAAAKGDRERLWSLYSGSLDKSVKIWSVSESMNNDNNNNNSNDQVRHHRMASDADSLPSVSDSSFSSGRTNGRN; this comes from the exons ATGTTTGGCGAAACCGTTCCGCGACCACAGTTCATGCAATCGGAGCCGAGAATGTCGACGACGGAGGCGCTCACCGACGACGAGTTCACGATGCAAAGCAGTAGCACGGCGTCACCGATGAGCCCTTACTACTACGAGCAGGGAAGGTTAAGCGGCGAAGGCTCGCCAATGACGATGTCACCGTGGAACCAGACAACGAACTCCCCATTCTCCAAACCTCAATGGTCTCAAGAACAAAACAGCGTCCCGCAAAACGCGCTCGTAGGTTCTCTTGTCCGAGAAGAGGGACACATCTATTCGCTTGCTGCTTCCGGCGATCTTCTGTACACCGGTTCCGACAGCAAGAATATTCGTGTCTGGAAGAACCTCGAGGAATATTCCGGGTTCAAATCCAACAGTGGTTTGGTGAAAACCATAATATTGTCTGGTCAGAAGATCTTCACCGGTCACCAAGACGGCAAAATCCGCGTCTGGAAGGTCTCCCCTAAGAACCCTAGCTTACACAAACGTGCCGGCACGTTGCCAACGCTTAAAGACATCTTCAAGAGCTCAATTAAGCCCAGCAACTACGTCGAG GTTCGACGACACAAAACGGCGTTATGGATCAGACACTCCGATGCCGTTTCGTGTTTGAGCCTTTCAGCAGACAAAACGTATTTATACTCCGCATCGTGGGACAGGACAATCAAGGTGTGGAGGATTTCAGACTCCAAATGCTTGGAATCAATCCACGCCCACGACGACGCGGTGAACGCCGTCGTGTGCGGGGACGGGGGCGTGATGTTTTCCGGCTCGGCGGACGGCACCGTCAAGGTGTGGCGGCGGGAGCCGCGAGGGAAAGGCCTGAAGCACGCCCCGGTGAAGACTCTGCTGAAGCAGGAGTGCGCGGTGACGGCGCTGGCGATGGACGCGGCGGGGGGGTCGATGGTGTACTGCGGCGCCTCCGACGGACTGGTGAACTTTTGGGAAAGCGACAAGAATTACGCGCACGGTGGGGTTTTGAAGGGCCACAAGCTCGCGGTGCTGTGCCTCACCGCAGCGGGGACGTTAGTGTTCAGCGGTTCCGCGGATAAGACCATATGCGTGTGGAAACGCGAGGGTTTGATTCACACGTGCATGTCGGTTCTCACGGGCCACGACGGTCCGGTGAAGTGCCTCGCCGTGGAGGAGGACCGCAAAGCCGCCGCGAAAGGTGACCGGGAACGGCTTTGGAGTTTGTACAGTGGGAGTTTGGATAAGTCGGTGAAGATTTGGAGTGTTTCCGAATCAatgaataatgataataataataacaatagtaATGATCAGGTGAGGCACCACCGCATGGCATCTGATGCGGACTCGTTGCCTTCTGTATCAGATAGTAGTTTCTCTTCGGGCAGGACCAATGGGAGGAACTGA
- the AOS2 gene encoding allene oxide synthase — protein sequence MASSASTTLSSPFLRLEFPSSTKQRSSISIRASVSEKPPLPAVSVTSPEPSKLPIRKIPGDCGFPVIGPFKDRQDYFYKQGRDEFFKSRIQKYQSTVFRTNMPPGPFLAPDPNVVVLLDAKSFPVLFDNSKVEKKDVFTGTFMPSTELTGGYRVLSYLDPSEPKHALLKQLMFFLLKSRRAHVISEFHASYKELFHALEANLAEAGKASFGDANDQAAFNFLSRSLFNSNPADTKLGLDGPKIVQKWVLFQIGPILRLGLPQFLEESTIRTFRLPFSLIKKDYQRLYDFFYESSGLVLDEAERLGITRDEACHNLLFATCFNSFGGMKLFFPNVLKWIGRAGVKLHARLAEEIRSAVRSGGGEISMAAMEKMPLMKSVVYEAFRIDPPVALQFGRAKRDLIIESHDHAFQVKEGEMLFGYQPFATKDPRIFERAEEFVGDRFVGEEGEKLLKHVLWSNGPETESPTLGNKQCAGKDFVTLVSRLFVVEFFLRYDSFEIQVGTSPLGSSVTITSLKRASF from the coding sequence ATGGCATCCTCAGCCTCGACCACGCTGTCTTCTCCCTTCCTGCGACTAGAATTCCCCTCCTCAACCAAACAACGCTCTTCAATCTCCATCAGAGCCTCGGTCTCCGAGAAACCCCCGCTACCGGCTGTGTCGGTGACCTCCCCGGAGCCCAGCAAGCTTCCGATCCGCAAAATCCCCGGCGACTGCGGGTTCCCGGTGATCGGTCCCTTCAAGGACCGCCAAGACTATTTCTACAAGCAAGGGCGCGACGAGTTCTTCAAGTCCCGCATCCAAAAGTACCAGTCAACGGTCTTCCGCACCAACATGCCCCCTGGCCCCTTCCTCGCCCCCGACCCAAACGTCGTCGTTCTCCTCGATGCCAAAAGTTTCCCCGTCCTCTTCGACAACTCTAAGGTCGAGAAAAAAGACGTCTTCACTGGAACCTTCATGCCTTCCACCGAACTCACCGGCGGTTACCGAGTCCTTTCTTACCTCGACCCCTCCGAACCCAAACACGCCCTCCTCAAACAACTCATGTTCTTCCTCCTCAAATCACGTCGCGCCCACGTCATCTCTGAGTTCCACGCGTCCTACAAAGAACTCTTCCACGCCCTCGAAGCCAACCTCGCCGAAGCCGGCAAAGCCAGCTTCGGCGATGCCAACGACCAAGCCGCCTTCAACTTTTTATCACGCTCCCTCTTCAACTCCAACCCCGCCGATACCAAACTGGGCCTCGACGGCCCAAAAATCGTTCAGAAATGGGTTCTCTTTCAGATCGGCCCAATTCTCCGATTGGGCCTCCCTCAATTCTTAGAAGAATCCACCATCCGAACCTTCCGTCTCCCGTTCTCTCTGATAAAAAAAGATTACCAGAGACTATACGATTTCTTCTACGAGTCTTCCGGTCTAGTATTAGACGAAGCGGAGCGATTGGGGATCACGCGCGATGAGGCTTGCCATAATCTGTTGTTCGCCACCTGCTTTAACTCCTTCGGCGGGATGAAGCTTTTTTTCCCGAACGTGTTGAAGTGGATCGGACGCGCCGGGGTGAAGCTCCACGCGCGGCTGGCGGAGGAGATTCGCTCCGCCGTGAGAAGCGGCGGCGGGGAGATCAGCATGGCGGCGATGGAGAAGATGCCGCTGATGAAATCCGTGGTGTACGAGGCGTTCCGAATCGACCCGCCGGTGGCGCTGCAGTTCGGGAGGGCGAAGAGAGACTTGATCATTGAGAGCCACGACCACGCGTTTCAGGTGAAGGAAGGGGAGATGCTGTTCGGGTACCAACCATTCGCGACGAAGGATCCTAGGATCTTCGAGAGGGCCGAGGAGTTTGTCGGGGACAGGTTCGTCGGGGAGGAAGGGGAGAAGCTCCTCAAGCACGTGCTGTGGTCCAATGGGCCTGAGACTGAGTCTCCAACACTTGGGAACAAGCAATGCGCCGGAAAAGACTTCGTCACCTTGGTTTCGAGGCTTTTCGTTGTGGAGTTCTTTCTTCGCTATGATTCCTTCGAGATTCAAGTGGGAACTTCTCCCTTGGGTTCTTCCGTTACTATTACTTCCCTAAAGAGAGCAAGcttttag